From Montipora capricornis isolate CH-2021 unplaced genomic scaffold, ASM3666992v2 scaffold_411, whole genome shotgun sequence, a single genomic window includes:
- the LOC138035482 gene encoding uncharacterized protein, whose product MIWTDLSHSDTLRKERAAIEELRKNLDEAHSEFVMLLQYDEARDVISEAGYLCKQAVELRSKISERIFELEREEMRSRRSEKSQSSKGTGHSRISRLSSSSQLSILKMKTMTELARKEVELKYARIEAEKKLEMERKRWEMEELQQLRSYESAKAVADAVFKLEEEEKNPDLLDLRQFEIPDDTKEERTRNYISSLSTASSECNLIPLPYSFQPVVKDEHPSSQQRVQPDNKRSQINPEQGGKNSDPKKLEEKIVTHASSIAPVHPQDSRPTTSDFPQATDEARHQGIAEAIAEGMEAARLPTPQLKVFNGDPLDWPTWKAAFETVIEKRTVNSNEKILYLLQFLSGPPKKIVEGYQFVQTQDAYTEAKRTLERRFGHPAVVAEAFRKRLENWPRISPRDGIALRDFADFLKTCELAMRSIEDLETLNKQHDNKQLVKVLPSWAHPKWGVRVRDHQLKNGDNKFPPFSEFVRFVTEIAEVQCLPVLSSLATNECVKESKPRIYKGKARPRRNGEVSTLATRVKEKQAIPKDGKKVCCHWCGSTSHGLDLCQEFMKKPRKEITQFIIRKGLCLKCLTHGHMSKENKCESVPSCAKCNQSHLTCLHMDKKNNTEAVAKCLQASSAESPHTSEDHVTVKCTGICSVEGQQDGQDPSLIVPVWVSSSAKPEETVLTYALIDSQSNATFITEQLMKSLMVDGVQSHLQLSTMHKKDEIIQCKKVQGLAVADLKKQVSIPLPKVYTRNAIPYKPSQIPKPEVALQWDHLSCIAQELMPYRGDLEVGLLIGTNCPKAIKPRQVIPGADNDPYGIKTDLGWGIVGRVCKSPDHKEEPSGSWANKIITREEATFTVEHRAKEIISPACVRQMFERDFHEATGKRNSPTLSVEDHKFLDILGTGIHKRSDGHYEMPLPLRHEDLKLPNNRSQALRRLSLLKARFKRVPSYHKDYTEFMEDVITHCAEKARPNDDEDIKIGNGRINYVPHHGVYHPAKPSRIRVVFDCSAVYKGTSLNKNLLQGPDLTNSLMGVLCRFRQETVALTCDVKGMFHQFFVNEEYRDLLRFFWWDQGDVKKDAQEYRMKVHLFGAASSPGCANYGFKKAADDGEKEFGKNAADFMRRDFYVDDGLKSVKDVDTAIELIQKTQGMCAKAGLKFSSNKKEVIQAVAPEDRAKGLQDLDLTRDPLPIERTLGIMWCAETDSFQFRIVIQDRPLTRRGILSTVCSVYDPLGLVAPLILVGKQILQDLCRNDADWDEPICDELRPRWERWRSELRTLESLKIPRCFKPEGFGQIKTVELHHFSDASLSGYGQCSYLRLISESDQTHCSLVMGKARVTPLKPVTIPRLELTAAVVSVKISQWLGEELDYQDVSEFFWTDSKVVIGYISNTTSRFHVFVANRLQQIHDHTKPQQWQYISSQSNPADAASRGLKAQQLVDDDSRWLRGPDFLWRPLPYQVQIDLKPQPLDPDDPEVKKVTSLMTHTSKGYPNHFETSRLDRFSNWFRAKRAIAVCLRFKRCLKEGKKFERVKPACYQPVNMEEIGRAEKEIIRCLQYEHFQDEIQALSSLQTGVEFCDRKKAKQRNLDLKKCSSLYRLDPYLDTDGLLRVGGRLRNASISEGAKHPVILPRRSRITQLILQYCHEAIKHQGSGMTHNEVRQRGYWIIGGTSAVSYLVSRCVICRKLRSSPQQQKLADLPQDRVEPAAPFTYSAVDYFGPFFVKEGRKEVKRYGVIFTCMASRAIHIETANSLETDAFINALRRFQAERGPVRQLRSDCGTNFIGAHRELKEGLEEMNENKIRARLLEDNCEWISFKFNPPSASHMGGSWERQIRTVRNILASMLEESGRQLDDESFRTLMKEIQAIVNSRPLALNDMSSTDSPQPLTPNHLLTMKTKVLMPPPGVFLREDLYLRKRWRKVQHLANLFWEKWRKEFLQGLQLRKKWTKPQRNLQKGDIVMLKDENVPRNLWRLARVQDVFPSKDCLVRKVKLAIANSSLDKQGRRIGGTQYLERPIHKLVLIMEADREFPDEEP is encoded by the coding sequence ATGATTTGGACCGACCTTTCGCATTCTGACACTTTAAGGAAGGAACGAGCAGCCATAGAGGAACTCAGGAAGAATTTGGATGAAGCACACTCCGAGTTTGTGATGTTGTTGCAATATGATGAGGCTCGTGATGTAATCAGTGAAGCAGGGTACTTGTGCAAACAAGCAGTAGAGCTCAGGTCGAAAATCAGCGAGCGGATCTTTGAGTTAGAAAGGGAGGAGATGCGATCACGTCGAAGCGAGAAATCCCAGTCTTCAAAGGGAACTGGTCATAGTCGCATTTCCAGGCTATCAAGCTCATCTCAATTGtctattttaaaaatgaaaactatGACAGAACTGGCAAGAAAGGAAGTCgagttgaaatatgccagaattgaagcagaaaagaaactggaaatggAAAGGAAGAGATGGGAGATGGAAGAATTACAGCAATTGAGAAGCTACGAAAGTGCCAAGGCAGTAGCAGATGCTGTCTTTAAgttagaagaagaagagaagaatcCAGATTTGCTGGACCTGAGGCAGTTTGAAATTCCTGATGACACTAAGGAAGAACGCACTCGAAATTATATCTCATCTCTGTCAACTGCATCTTCTGAAtgtaacttgatccctctgccATACTCCTTTCAACCAGTTGTGAAGGATGAACACCCCTCATCACAGCAAAGGGTTCAGCCTGATAACAAAAGGTCGCAAATCAACCCTGAACAAGGTGGAAAAAACAGCGATCCCAAGAAATTGGAGGAGAAGATTGTCACCCATGCATCAAGCATCGCTCCAGTTCACCCACAGGATAGTCGGCCAACCACATCTGATTTCCCTCAGGCTACTGACGAGGCACGCCACCAAGGTATTGCAGAAGCCATAGCTGAGGGTATGGAAGCAGCAAGATTGCCAACGCCCCAACTAAAAGTATTCAATGGAGATCCCTTAGACTGGCCAACATGGAAGGCCGCCTTCGAGACAGTGATTGAGAAAAGAACTGTGAACTCTAACGAGAAAATCCTGTATCTTCTGCAGTTTCTGTCAGGCCCACCTAAGAAAATCGTCGAAGGTTATCAGTTTGTTCAGACACAAGACGCTTACACAGAAGCAAAAAGGACTCTGGAAAGGCGATTTGGCCATCCTGCCGTAGTTGCAGAAGCATTTCGTAAAAGGCTTGAAAACTGGCCAAGGATTTCCCCTAGAGACGGAATTGCATTACGAGACTTCGCCGACTTCCTCAAGACCTGTGAACTTGCCATGCGATCAATAGAAGACCTTGAAACCCTCAACAAGCAACACGATAACAAGCAGTTAGTGAAGGTGCTCCCAAGCTGGGCACACCCAAAATGGGGAGTGAGAGTGAGAGATCATCAGCTGAAGAACGGTGACAATAAGTTTCCCCCTTTCTCCGAGTTTGTGCGTTTCGTTACGGAGATTGCAGAAGTGCAATGCTTACCAGTTCTCTCCAGTTTGGCCACAAATGAATGTGTAAAAGAATCCAAACCTAGAATCTACAAGGGTAAGGCAAGACCTCGAAGGAATGGTGAAGTCAGTACACTTGCAACAAGAGTTAAGGAGAAACAAGCAATTCCAAAGGATGGAAAGAAAGTATGCTGTCACTGGTGTGGTAGTACATCACATGGTCTTGACTTGTGCCAAGAATTTATGAAGAAACCTCGAAAGGAAATAACTCAGTTTATCATAAGAAAGGGACTTTGCCTTAAATGCTTGACCCACGGTCACATGTCCAAGGAAAATAAGTGTGAAAGTGTCCCAAGCTGTGCAAAATGTAACCAGTCTCACCTAACCTGTCTACACATGGATAAGAAGAATAACACAGAAGCAGTAGCAAAGTGTTTGCAAGCCTCCAGCGCGGAAAGTCCTCACACCAGTGAAGACCATGTCACAGTAAAATGTACTGGAATCTGTTCTGTTGAAGGACAGCAAGATGGTCAAGATCCGAGCTTAATCGTTCCAGTGTGGGTTTCTAGCTCTGCCAAGCCAGAGGAAACTGTTCTGACGTACGCCCTCATCGACTCCCAGTCAAATGCCACCTTTATTACAGAGCAGCTAATGAAGTCACTTATGGTGGATGGTGTACAAAGCCATCTGCAACTGTCAACCATGcataagaaagatgaaataATCCAGTGCAAGAAAGTACAGGGACTAGCGGTTGCAGATCTGAAGAAACAAGTTAGCATTCCCTTGCCAAAGGTCTATACAAGGAACGCTATACCGTATAAACCTTCCCAAATTCCTAAGCCTGAAGTTGCCTTACAGTGGGATCATCTCAGTTGCATTGCCCAGGAGTTGATGCCATACCGAGGAGACCTAGAAGTCGGTCTGCTAATCGGAACCAATTGTCCTAAGGCCATCAAGCCGCGTCAAGTGATCCCTGGTGCGGATAACGACCCGTATGGTATTAAAACCGACCTCGGTTGGGGGATCGTTGGAAGAGTGTGCAAATCTCCTGATCACAAGGAAGAACCCTCTGGCAGTTGGGCCAACAAGATCATCACAAGGGAGGAAGCAACCTTTACTGTAGAGCACCGAGCAAAGGAAATCATAAGTCCTGCCTGCGTGAGACAGATGTTTGAGAGAGACTTTCATGAAGCAACAGGTAAAAGGAATTCTCCAACGCTGTCAGTTGAAGATCATAAATTCCTGGACATCCTGGGTACAGGAATACACAAAAGGAGTGATGGGCACTATGAGATGCCATTACCACTGCGCCATGAAGATCTGAAGCTGCCAAATAATAGATCACAAGCCCTAAGAAGATTGTCTCTGTTAAAGGCAAGGTTTAAGAGAGTGCCAAGTTACCATAAGGATTACACTGAGTTCATGGAAGACGTGATAACCCACTGCGCCGAGAAGGCCCGTCCAAATGACGACGAAGACATCAAGATTGGAAATGGCCGGATAAATTACGTCCCTCATCATGGGGTTTACCACCCTGCCAAACCTTCACGAATAAGAGTGGTTTTCGATTGTAGTGCCGTGTACAAGGGAACTTCACTTAACAAGAACTTGTTACAAGGGCCGGATCTAACGAACAGTCTGATGGGTGTTCTCTGTCGGTTTCGACAGGAAACCGTTGCATTGACGTGTGATGTAAAGGGAATGTTCCACCAGTTCTTTGTTAATGAAGAATACAGGGATTTGCTTAGATTCTTCTGGTGGGATCAAGGTGATGTGAAGAAAGATGCTCAAGAATATCGCATGAAGGTGCACCTTTTTGGAGCTGCCTCGTCGCCAGGTTGCGCAAATTATGGGTTCAAGAAAGCTGCTGATGATGGGGAGAAGGAGTTTGGTAAAAATGCTGCTGACTTTATGCGAAGAGACTTTTATGTCGACGATGGACTTAAGTCAGTCAAGGATGTGGATACCGCCATCGAACTCATTCAAAAAACGCAAGGCATGTGCGCAAAGGCTGGTCTAAAGTTTAGCAGTAACAAGAAGGAGGTTATTCAAGCTGTAGCTCCAGAGGACCGCGCTAAAGGACTGCAAGATCTCGATTTGACGAGAGATCCCTTACCGATTGAGCGAACACTTGGCATTATGTGGTGCGCAGAAACAGATAGCTTCCAATTCAGAATAGTGATCCAAGATCGACCGCTCACTAGAAGGGGCATTCTGTCGACTGTATGCTCCGTTTACGACCCCCTTGGCCTCGTAGCACCCTTGATCCTAGTGGGTAAACAAATACTGCAAGATTTGTGCCGGAACGATGCCGACTGGGATGAACCCATCTGCGATGAGCTAAGACCAAGATGGGAGCGATGGAGGAGCGAGTTGCGTACCCTGGAGAGCTTAAAAATTCCAAGATGCTTCAAGCCCGAAGGATTTGGCCAAATTAAAACAGTCGAGTTGCATCATTTCTCCGATGCGAGCCTGTCAGGCTATGGTCAATGCAGCTATCTGCGTCTAATAAGTGAGAGTGATCAAACTCACTGCTCTCTGGTTATGGGAAAGGCACGTGTCACACCACTGAAACCTGTCACAATCCCACGCTTGGAGTTGACGGCTGCCGTGGTCTCCGTGAAAATAAGTCAGTGGCTTGGAGAGGAACTCGATTATCAAGATGTGTCCGAGTTCTTTTGGACGGACAGCAAAGTAGTGATAGGTTACATCAGCAACACAACAAGCCGCTTCCATGTTTTCGTGGCTAATCGCCTTCAACAGATTCACGATCATACCAAACCTCAACAATGGCAATATATCAGCTCGCAGTCCAATCCCGCCGATGCTGCATCCCGAGGTCTTAAAGCTCAGCAACTTGTCGATGATGATTCTCGCTGGCTTAGAGGTCCAGATTTTTTGTGGCGACCCCTTCCATACCAAGTACAAATAGATCTAAAGCCACAGCCATTGGATCCAGACGATCCTGAAGTAAAGAAAGTAACCTCTCTTATGACACACACAAGTAAAGGATATCCGAATCACTTTGAAACTTCCAGATTGGATAGGTTCTCCAACTGGTTTCGGGCAAAGCGAGCCATTGCGGTCTGTCTGCGTTTTAAACGCTGCctgaaggaaggaaagaagttCGAAAGGGTCAAGCCCGCATGCTACCAACCAGTGAATATGGAAGAAATAGGTCGTGCTGAAAAGGAGATTATCCGCTGCTTACAGTATGAACACTTCCAGGACGAAATCCAGGCCTTGTCTTCACTTCAAACAGGGGTAGAATTCTGTGACAGAAAGAAAGCCAAACAGCGCAACCTTGATCTGAAGAAATGCAGCAGTCTGTATCGACTAGACCCGTATCTTGACACAGATGGCCTCCTGCGTGTCGGTGGTCGCCTGAGGAATGCTAGCATATCAGAAGGAGCGAAGCATCCAGTGATCTTACCAAGACGGTCTCGCATTACCCAGCTTATTCTGCAATACTGCCACGAAGCAATCAAACATCAAGGCAGTGGTATGACGCACAATGAAGTTCGCCAACGAGGATACTGGATCATAGGTGGCACCTCCGCTGTGTCTTATTTGGTTTCACGATGTGTTATCTGCAGAAAGCTCCGTTCATCGCCCCAGCAACAGAAGTTAGCAGACCTTCCTCAAGATCGTGTCGAACCTGCCGCTCCGTTCACATACAGCGCGGTTGATTATTTTGGCCCATTTTTTGTTAAGGAAGGGCGGAAGGAAGTCAAACGGTACGGCGTTATTTTCACGTGCATGGCTTCACGTGCTATCCACATTGAAACAGCTAACAGTCTGGAAACAGATGCGTTTATAAACGCCCTAAGACGCTTCCAGGCAGAGCGCGGCCCTGTTCGTCAGTTAAGGTCCGAttgtggaacaaattttatcgGAGCGCATCGTGAACTAAAGGAAGGACTGGAGGAGATGAATGAAAACAAGATTCGTGCCAGACTGTTAGAAGATAACTGTGAATGGATCAGCTTTAAGTTCAATCCCCCCTCCGCGAGTCACATGGGTGGCTCGTGGGAACGACAGATACGGACAGTTCGAAACATCCTTGCATCTATGCTAGAAGAATCAGGACGTCAGTTGGATGATGAGAGTTTTCGGACTCTTATGAAGGAAATCCAAGCCATAGTCAATTCCAGACCCCTTGCTCTGAATGACATGTCATCTACTGATTCACCCCAGCCACTGACTCCGAATCATCTGTTAACTATGAAAACCAAAGTATTGATGCCACCCCCAGGCGTTTTCCTGCGAGAAGACCTCTACCTTCGCAAGAGATGGAGGAAGGTTCAACATCTTGCCAACCTATTTTGGGAAAAGTGGAGAAAGGAATTCCTTCAAGGCCTCCAGCTGCGGAAGAAGTGGACGAAGCCACAACGTAACCTGCAGAAGGGAGACATTGTCATGCTAAAGGATGAGAATGTCCCAAGAAACTTGTGGAGATTAGCAAGAGTTCAAGATGTTTTCCCAAGTAAAGATTGCCTCGTCAGGAAGGTGAAACTTGCTATAGCCAATTCCAGCCTCGACAAACAAGGACGAAGAATCGGTGGTACTCAATATCTTGAAAGGCCAATCCACAAGTTGGTTCTTATCATGGAAGCAGACCGGGAATTCCCCGACGAGGAGCCTTGA